From one Doryrhamphus excisus isolate RoL2022-K1 chromosome 9, RoL_Dexc_1.0, whole genome shotgun sequence genomic stretch:
- the dop1b gene encoding protein dopey-2 isoform X1 yields the protein MDPEEIELQNDYRYRNYASVIEKALRNFESSSEWADLISSLGKLNKALQSNLRYSLLPKRLIIGKRLAQCLHPALPSGVHLKALETYEVIFKIIGTKWLAKDLFIYSSGLFPLLGYAATAVKPVLLTLYERYYLPLQRALLPSLQAFITGLLPGLEDGLEVNDRTDALLLKLSLLVGQQVFYGALWGAILVSPNVRLPATVFIVTHFDRTLPLQQRKHMLGYDHHLVVKSVCLSLQDSNVLVQRNMLEILLFFFPFATCLDPAETSIVVSTHDMTGVVSAALLTLLRRDMSLNRRLYAWLLGTDIKGEMVAPHPTLSTTSEEHMLFYFNTYSSGFIVQGLINILKQKDVESKPENVIGYLRPFRIIISLLDKPELGPAVLSNVLLEVVRAFYSYCQDMLGEETILSSGLSGNQLASMIKENKNASEIIKTMNMLVSSMNSEYLWEYMTQHFCTSLSSGKDDDLPTPPDISCPAPSVTEMSNLIIFLLDVLPLELHADIQSHFLPEMLGTMLRTLHSHMESVSLEDVTQGLRACFKVLSKIQMPVAFIDFEAGAHTEETELDVQEEDGRSTQDIKDGERNGNVGEGNGHSGDEELNADGVEVEPADGVYPTLRSEDSGLGISASPSEQHLLPVMGSKENLKDGHGVWRRGGSVNTTTICLQDILAFLATRHLLVQVEDVGGLEDKPHPSASADHKTSLLSMGGLEMKDKLTDLFAPNKVKTQPGLDSQQSERRKERGPCLDWAAGYRPRGRAEISEACRQAFTATCHLLLECTTFPVYLSEEEALALHADMFGHTGGDMKTLPVWLRSLMTLCCMSRDHKIQHTAVSSLLELINHSQSLALVIQDKKRRYQMSDSNPLSGQLQMITVPPIYPALLCAIEEGTDFYQRVAQVLWSQLDTERRDQHTSCVELFHRLHCLAPSATICEDIICQALLHKEKAVRLEALHRFTILWHLTREIHTNRNSRSFDRSLCVVVESLSCTDGSVSAAAQCWLVRALSLTDVIRILEPILLLLLHPSTQRCSVQTIKQNLTAGNLKVLSNRSRWSAKASGTLAGGVANEVNTLNVHNVVDRESLWVQLDSGPEVTGLEDALALSRTESEVTEEEDAEEEEDDAVKSEHTESADTSGAQVSTENSGSGTDEGGMVNGLQRVESERTQASDSLSSEDDEDLELEAMARSRLLKQEREKKEAIESLFHHVLLYNAAGGWTHLLQGLALLDSLLRSSAKCPLVEALSSTSLDTSSAAHLNLVSNLLQRHQQAQDGMSFYGCLLSPSSCPSVPPSLLIELLMNLCLRFICSHYPSYMSLGPLDLQGNRDVQVKSVEVLTRMVNQLACLGPGQEGSLEHIRKLLARCKVQQYALLTLSASMYISQRGTDKGESKVLELLDDEGGLSEESLVNVGKGEGQEQYPLQVELLKLLQALIVLEYRVWPSGAASATASGSASGQPAESPTGSNALTRGWHTAVQFQQSIKAAQYVQSHPITAQGMFVSAAARALQSQYGYAMHPHWVSLLCSSLPYLGRSLGIIVAPVLNQICRNLDELVKLYEHDGGKTSQSATCRKENIAPDYPLTLVEGLTTITHYCLLDSKRAMVVCDSVDVRNARSAVIEALPHMLSSMALLWGVVMKEEFHKRAPDTAQSSKHNSSVFFKSTKILRQRILQFLVPLTGQYGVPLMASLGAAWRSRKSKRRHTNNVLPVVSESHLTIVDLVKSLNNFHTDTVLQLVKEVVKKPHQLKGDQKSTLVDIPMLQFSYAYIKSISAQALQENIAPLLSLLRESVQLNLAPPGHFLLLGILNEVVNRLPNLDNKKDTRDLQEVTQRILEAVGGIAGSSLEQTSWLSRSLEVKVQPQVCPEADEPDDADTDGDHFETMAQASTMVSSSAPSVYSVQALVLLAEILAPLLDMVYRSDEKEKAVPLISRLMYYVFPYLKNHSAYNMPSFEAGAQLLSSLSGYAYTKRAWRKEVFELFMDPLFFTMDASCAPSWKSIIDHLLTHEKTMFKDLMSMQSGSLKLFSNVEQKPMLIKRQAFAMFSGELDQYHLYLPLIQERLTEALRMNPSPTVSAEMFLMFRVLLLRISSQHLTSLWPIMVTELIRIFARLEKALLEDKDVSKLAKVVRGALDRNTVVNFSQAELDLYLSACKFLDTTLAFPPERIPLFQMYRWAFVPEVDVNHYSGPESALIEGEQECKPHVVRVLEGIQQRYGAFNGLSEESVSERLEFPLLTRCSLSSITQLLPFLCTLCCSFRAPSSSHDQPLPRGQVADYPAASADGVLKRLEHIIGEEFLDAMEN from the exons GCTATTCCCTCCTACCCAAGAGGCTGATCATCGGCAAGCGTCTGGCCCAGTGCTTGCACCCGGCCTTACCCAGCGGGGTGCACCTAAAGGCTCTAGAGACCTACGAAGTCATCTTTAAAATCATTGGCACGAAATGGCTTGCCAAGGATTTGTTCATTTAcag CTCAGGCTTGTTCCCGCTGTTAGGCTACGCCGCCACAGCAGTGAAACCTGTTCTGCTGACACTGTATGAGCGCTACTATCTACCGCTGCAAAGGGCTTTGCTGCCCAGTCTTCAGGCCTTTATAACGGGGCTGCTACCAGGCTTGGAGGATGGACTGGAGGTCAATGACAG GACTGATGCCTTGCTGCTTAAGTTGTCCCTGCTGGTGGGTCAGCAGGTCTTCTATGGAGCCCTGTGGGGTGCCATACTAGTCAGTCCCAATGTTCGACTGCCCGCCACCGTCTTTATCGTCACACACTTTGACCGCACCTTACCCTTGCAACAGCGGAAACACATGCTCGGCTACGACCATCACCTGGTG GTGAAGTCTGTGTGTCTTTCTCTGCAAGACTCAAACGTTCTGGTGCAGAGGAACATGCTCGAGATCCTACTCTTCTTTTTCCCGTTTGCCACATGCCTG GACCCAGCAGAGACCAGTATTGTGGTGAGCACACACGACATGACCGGGGTGGTTTCCGCGGCTTTGCTGACATTGCTCCGCAGAGACATGTCCCTCAACAGGCGTCTCTACGCGTGGCTCCTGG gcACAGACATAAAAGGGGAAATGGTGGCACCACATCCGACCCTGTCCACCACATCGGAGGAGCACATGTTGTTTTACTTCAACACATACTCTAGCGGGTTCATTGTGCAG GGTCTGATTAACATCCTCAAACAGAAGGATGTGGAGAGCAAACCGGAGAATGTGATTGGTTACCTCAGGCCTTTTCGTATTATTATCAGCCTGCTGGATAAACCGGAGTTGG GTCCAGCAGTCCTAAGCAATGTGCTGCTGGAGGTGGTCCGAGCCTTCTACAGCTATTGTCAAGACATGCTGGGGGAGGAGACAATCCTCAGCTCAGGGCTGTCAGGCAACCAGTTGGCCAG CATGATAAAGGAGAACAAGAATGCATCAGAGATCATAAAGACGATGAATATGCTGGTGAGCTCCATGAACAGTGAATATTTGTGGGAGTACATGACTCAGCACTTCTGTACTTCTCTCAG CAGTGGCAAAGATGATGATCTACCAACACCCCCAGACATCAGTTGTCCTGCTCCCTCTGTCACAGAAATGTCCAATCTCATTATTTTTCTGCTTGATGTTCTTCCTCTG GAGCTCCATGCTGATATCCAGTCCCACTTCCTTCCTGAGATGTTGGGCACCATGCTGCGGACGCTGCACAGCCACATGGAGTCTGTTAGCTTAGAGGATGTCACACAGGGCCTGCGTGCTTGCTTCAAAGTCCTGAGTAAGATCCAGATGCCTGTGGCCTTCATAGACTTTGAGGCGGGAGCCCACACAGAAGAGACGGAGTTAGATGTGCAAGAGGAGGATGGCAGATCCACTCAG GACATTAAAGACGGAGAAAGAAACGGCAACGTCGGAGAGGGTAATGGTCACAGTGGTGATGAAGAGCTCAACGCAGACGGGGTTGAGGTCGAGCCTGCAGATGGCGTATACCCGACACTCAGATCAGAGGACAGCGGGTTGGGGATCAGCGCCTCGCCGTCGGAGCAGCACCTCCTGCCTGTCATGGGCTCCAAGGAGAATCTCAAAGATGGTCATGGAGTGTGGAGAAGAGGAGGCAGCGTCAACACCACAACAATATGTCTGCAGGACATCCTGGCATTCTTAGCCACAAG acacCTGCTGGTACAGGTGGAGGATGTGGGTGGACTGGAGGACAAGCCCCATCCTTCTGCCTCTGCGGACCATAAGACGTCGCTACTAAGCATGGGAGGATTGGAAATGAAAGACAAACTGACTGACCTGTTCGCTCCCAACAAAGTGAAAACTCAGCCTGGGCTGGACAGCCAGCAATCAGAGAGGAGGAAAGAGCGGGGGCCCTGCCTGGACTGGGCCGCCGGCTACAGGCCGCGAGGCAGGGCCGAGATCTCTGAGGCGTGTCGACAGGCCTTCACGGCCACCTGCCACCTGCTCTTGGAGTGTACCACCTTCCCCGTTTACCTGAGCGAAGAGGAGGCTCTGGCTCTACACGCGGACATGTTTGGTCACACAG GAGGTGACATGAAGACCTTGCCCGTGTGGCTCAGGTCTTTGATGACGCTCTGCTGCATGTCAAGGGACCACAAAATTCAACACACCGCGGTGTCCTCTCTACTGGAGCTGATCAACCACTCCCAGTCCTTAGCACTGGTCATCCAGGACAAGAAGAGACGCTACCAGATGTCAGACTCCAACCCGCTGAGTGGGCAGCTGCAGATGATCACCGTGCCCCCCATTTACCCCGCTTTGCTTTGTGCAATAGAGGAGGGCACTGACTTTTATCAG AGGGTTGCTCAAGTGCTTTGGAGCCAGCTGGACACGGAGCGTCGAGACCAGCACACTTCCTGCGTGGAACTCTTTCACCGGCTTCACTGTTTGGCTCCATCAGCAACCATCTGTGAGGACATTATCTGCCAGGCGCTGTTGCACAAGGAAAAG GCCGTGAGGCTTGAAGCTCTACACCGCTTCACAATCCTTTGGCACCTGACCCGTGAGATCCACACAAACAGGAACAGTCGCTCCTTTGACAG ATCTCTGTGTGTTGTGGTGGAGAGTCTAAGCTGCACCGACGGCTCGGTAAGTGCAGCGGCTCAATGCTGGCTGGTCCGAGCCCTGTCCCTCACTGACGTGATCCGGATCCTGGAGCCGATCCTGCTCCTGCTGCTTCACCCCTCCACTCAGCGCTGCTCCGTTCAGACCATCAAACAAAATCTGACGGCTG gcAACCTAAAAGTTCTAAGCAACAGAAGCCGGTGGTCCGCCAAGGCGTCTGGTACATTAGCGGGCGGCGTGGCTAATGAGGTCAACACCTTGAATGTCCACAACGTCGTGGACCGGGAATCCCTGTGGGTGCAGTTAGACAGCGGTCCAGAGGTGACCGGTCTGGAGGACGCTTTGGCGCTATCCAGGACTGAGAGTGAGGtgacggaggaggaggatgcagaggaggaggaagacgacgCCGTGAAGAGCGAGCACACGGAATCAGCAGACACCAGCGGTGCCCAAGTGTCCACGGAGAACTCTGGCTCGGGCACCGATGAAGGAGGAATGGTCAATGGCCTGCAGAGGGTGGAGTCCGAACGCACGCAGGCGTCTGATTCCCTGTCAAGCGAGGATGACGAGGACCTCGAGCTGGAGGCCATGGCTAGATCTCGTCTGTTAAAGCAGGAGCGCGAGAAGAAAGAGGCCATCGAATCGCTCTTCCATCATGTGCTTCTCTACAATGCCGCAGGCGGCTGGACCCATTTACTCCAAGGCTTGGCCCTGCTTGACAGCCTGCTGAGAAGCAGCGCCAAATGTCCTCTGGTGGAGGCGCTGTCTTCCACGTCCCTGGACACCAGCTCTGCAGCACACTTAAACCTGGTTTCCAACCTCCTGCAGCGCCACCAGCAGGCTCAGGATGGCATGAGCTTTTACGGCTGTTTACTTTCCCCTTCGTCCTGCCCCTCGGTGCCCCCGTCTCTTCTCATTGAACTGCTCATGAACTTGTGCCTGCGATTCATCTGCTCGCATTACCCGTCCTACATGAGCCTCGGGCCTCTTGACTTGCAGGGGAACAGGGATGTTCAGGTGAAAAGCGTGGAAGTGTTGACACGCATGGTGAACCAGCTGGCCTGCCTGGGACCAGGACAGGAGGGGAGCCTGGAGCACATCCGCAAACTCCTGGCACGATGTAAAGTGCAGCAATACGCTCTTCTTACACTTTCAGCTTCTATGTACATAAGCCAACGAGGAACCGACAAGGGGGAATCCAAGGTTCTGGAGCTGCTAGATGACGAGGGCGGCCTGTCTGAGGAGAGTCTCGTCAATGTTGGGAAGGGAGAAGGACAGGAGCAGTACCCCTTGCAGGTGGAATTACTGAAACTCCTCCAAGCTCTCATAGTTTTGGAATACCGCGTGTGGCCCAGCGGGGCTGCATCCGCAACCGCATCAGGCAGCGCGTCCGGTCAGCCCGCGGAATCCCCGACCGGCAGCAACGCTCTGACCCGGGGGTGGCACACTGCTGTCCAGTTCCAGCAGTCCATCAAGGCAGCCCAGTATGTCCAAAGTCACCCCATCACCGCTCAAGGAATGTTCGTTTCTGCCGCTGCCAGGGCTCTGCAGTCACAGTATGGCTACGCCATGCATCCCCACTGGGTGTCGCTGCTGTGCTCCTCATTGCCGTACTTGGGACGCTCACTAGGCATCATTGTTGCCCCAGTCTTAAATCAGATTTGCAGGAACTTGGATGAACTGGTTAAGCTTTATGAGCATGACGGAGGAAAGACAAGCCAGAG CGCGACTTGTCGGAAGGAAAACATTGCACCGGACTACCCACTGACCCTTGTGGAAGGCCTGACCACCATTACACACTACTGTCTACTGGACAGCAAGAGA GCCATGGTTGTCTGTGACTCCGTCGATGTCCGCAATGCACGCAGCGCTGTGATCGAAGCGCTGCCGCACATGCTCAGTAGCATGGCGCTGCTGTGGGGCGTGGTTATGAAAGAAGAGTTTCACAAGCGGGCCCCTGACACCGCACAGAGCAGCAAGCACAATTCTTCTGTCTTCTTTAAAAGCACCAAA ATTCTACGGCAGCGGATATTACAGTTCCTTGTTCCTCTGACTGGTCAGTATGGGGTCCCGCTGATGGCTTCGCTTGGAGCAGCGTGGCGCAGCCGGAAGAGTAAAAGGAGGCACACAAACAAT gTCTTACCTGTGGTCAGTGAGTCCCATCTAACCATCGTGGATCTGGTGAAGTCACTGAACAACTTCCACACAGACACAGTCCTACAGTTGGTCAAAGAGGTGGTGAAAAAGCCTCATCAGCTCAAAGGAGATCAG AAGTCAACCCTGGTAGACATCCCGATGTTGCAGTTCTCTTACGCTTATATCAAGAG CATTTCAGCTCAAGCCTTGCAGGAGAACATCGCCCCCCTCCTCAGTCTTCTACGGGAGTCTGTCCAACTGAACCTGGCTCCCCCCGGTCACTTCTTACTGCTGGG CATCCTAAATGAAGTTGTCAACAGACTTCCTAACCTGGACAATAAGAAGGATACACGAGATCTGCAG GAGGTGACTCAGCGCATCCTggaggccgtgggtggaatcgcGGGGTCATCTCTGGAGCAGACCAGCTGGCTCAGCCGCAGCCTCGAGGTCAAAGTTCAGCCGCAGGTGTGCCCCGAAGCAGATGAGCCTGATGACGCAGACACGGATGGAGACCATTTTG AGACAATGGCTCAAGCCAGCACCATGGTTTCATCCTCGGCTCCCTCGGTTTACAGCGTGCAGGCCCTTGTACTCCTGGCTGAG ATCTTGGCACCGCTTCTGGACATGGTGTACCGGAGTGATGAGAAGGAGAAAGCGGTTCCTCTGATTTCTCGTCTCATGTACTACGTTTTCCCCTACTTGAAGAATCACAG TGCCTATAACATGCCCAGCTTCGAGGCCGGCGCCCAGCTACTGAGCAGCCTGAGCGGTTATGCGTACACGAAGAGGGCCTGGAGGAAAGAAGTGTTTGAGCTCTTCATGGACCCTCTCTTCTTCACAATGGATGCCTCCTGTGCACCAAG TTGGAAATCCATAATTGACCACCTGCTGACTCACGAAAAGACCATGTTTAAAGATCTCATGA GCATGCAGAGCGGATCCTTGAAGCTTTTTTCCAACGTGGAACAGAAACCCATGCTAATCAAGCGCCAGGCGTTTGCCATGTTCAGTGGAGAACTGGACCAGTATCATCTCTACCTTCCTCTCATCCAAG AGCGGCTCACGGAGGCTTTACGGATGAATCCCAGCCCCACTGTGTCTGCTGAGATGTTCCTAATGTTCCGTGTTCTTTTGCTGCGAATTTCATCCCAGCACCTGACATCTCTTTGGCCCATTATGGTCACAGAGCTG attCGCATATTTGCTCGTCTGGAGAAAGCTCTACTGGAAGATAAAGACGTCtcaaa ACTGGCTAAAGTGGTACGAGGAGCGCTTGACAGAAACACTGTGGTGAATTTCTCCCAGGCGGAGTTGGATTTGTACCTGTCAGCTTGCAAGTTTCTGGACACGACACTGGCTTTCCCGCCGGAGAGGATACCACTCTTTCAGAT GTATCGCTGGGCGTTTGTACCTGAAGTGGATGTGAATCACTACAGCGGTCCAGAGAGCGCACTGATAGAAGGAGAACAGGAATGCAAGCCCCACGTCGTCCGGGTACTGGAGGGCATACAGCAACGTTACGGG GCATTCAACGGGCTGAGTGAGGAATCTGTTTCGGAGCGCTTGGAGTTTCCCCTCCTCACCCGATGCTCCTTGTCCTCCATCACCCAGTTGTTGCCTTTTCTTTGCACCCTGTGCTGCTCGTTCCGGGCTCCCTCTTCCTCCCACGACCAACCACTGCCCCGAGGCCAGGTAGCGGACTACCCTGCAGCCAGTGCAGATGGAGTGTTAAAGAGGCTGGAGCACATCATCGGGGAAGAGTTCCTGGACGCCATGGAGAATTAG